CGCCTGGCGAACGTAGCCGCGGTCGCGCACGAGCGCCATGCGGAAGCCGCTCGTCTGGGTCGCGTTCATCTCGACGATCGCGGGAAGATCGGTGAACTCGCCCCAACGCATCGGGATGGCCGGCGAACCCCGGTGCCGACCGGGCAGGACGTCGAGCGCGAGCTGGTTGATGGGAAGTGCGCGGAAGCCAAGCCGCTCGTAGTACCGCGGGTCGATCTCCGAGAACAGCATGGCGTGGCCGAAGCCTTCGCCGGCTGCGCCTTCGAGGACCCGCCTGATCAACTCCGTCGCGTAGCCGAGGCCACGCATCTCCCCGGGAGTGAAGACGGCGCCAATGCCGATCAGTCGCGTCTCCTGCCCGTCCATTCGAAGACCAAGGTCGTAGCGCTTCGCGCTGGACAGCACGCGGCCGTTCTCCACGAGGGCCACCCGCGTCAACCGCGTGGCGCCCCATGGCGTGCGAAGCTGGGCCTCGTTGTACTTGGCGTACGCCCGCCGATCGAGACCCTCACCCCACAGCGGGTAGGTCTCATCGAGGATCTCGTCGAGAAGTGCGCCGGACGCCGGAACCAGGGCGAGTGACATCTCCTGCAGTCTACGCCGCCGACGAGGCGCCGGTCGCGGGGCTTCGCGGGGACGCCAAGTCCCACGAGGCCCCGCCACCGACGGCAATCGGCAGAGTCCGCTATCCCATCACTTCCCGGCGTCGAGATGATTCCAGTTCAGAATCGCGTTGAACCCCAGGTTGAAGCTCCCATGCGTCTGCCACCGCCAGTAGGGTCGGTTGGCGAACATCACCACGTGGCCCTTGCCGAGCTGGGCATCCATCACCACCGGACGTCCCACCAGAGCCTGCTGACCCAACAGCCCGCCGCTGAGGAGCATGTCGCTCGGATCGCTCGGGAATCGCAGGATGACACGCGGCCGCACGGCGTCAACGTTGAATCCCATCTGGCGGGCCATTTGCGTCATCTGCGCGGCTTCGTCCGTCTGCGGACGCACCGCCGATGGCGGGGTCTGCCCTTCGAGGGTCGCCAGCGTCTGGGGAACGGCGTTCGGCGTCAGGTTCTGGCCGACACCAGGAATCTGCGGGCCGCCCCGACCACCGCCGCCCCCCCCCGTCCCGCCAACCGCGAACACCGGCGCCTGGTTGAAGTACACCGCCAGCGTGTCGCTGTCGTAGCCGTAGGCGATGGGGCTCTTCTTGTCGGCGAAGACGCTCTTGATCACCACGCCGCGCGCGAACAGCCCGGCCGGTTCCTCGATCGTGATGCCAGGGAGCAATCCGTACTCGGGGAAGACGGTCGTGGTCGATCCCTCGACGATGAGAAGGCCGCCCTCCTGAACGAACGTCGCGAGGTGCGCAAGCCCTTCGAGACCCATTCCGCCACGGATGTCGTCAGCCTGGTCCTGCACGCCAAGGTTCGGCGTCAGCTCGGACTTCTTGTAGGGTATCGGGTCGCCCGTCATCGGCAGTCCGTTGACCAGCGACTGTGGCGTGCCCCCGACGTGCGGGAACACGATGACGTCGTACTTCTGCTTGAGATTTCCCTCGCGGAGTTTGACGTCGCCAAAGTAGCTGTAGGGGATCTTCAGCTTGTCGAAGGCCATCCGCACCCAGCCTTCGTCCTGGGTGCGCGACCAGGAGTGAACGTACCCGATCCTCGGCGCGACGAGTTCGTGGTTCTTGACCGTCGGCACGGCCGCCACCGCAAACGCAGACAGGCCGAACTCCTTGATGGACGGTTCGAGCTTTACCCGGTCGGCATCGGGGATGATGAACGCGCCTGCGCCGAACTTCTGCCCTCCTGCCTCGAACGCCTCTTCGGCGGCCAGCATCCGCACGGACTTCTGCGCGAAACGGAACGGCGCCAGGTTGTTGTCACCGTTGTGATCGACGATCAACACGCTCCCCGTTCCCGTGATGGTCCCTGGCACGCGGACATCGGCGGCCAGCATGGTCATCGGCTGCCCGAGGACCGTCTTGTCGTCGATCTTCTGCGCCTTGACGTTGCGCAGCAGCG
Above is a genomic segment from Vicinamibacterales bacterium containing:
- a CDS encoding GNAT family N-acetyltransferase, producing MSLALVPASGALLDEILDETYPLWGEGLDRRAYAKYNEAQLRTPWGATRLTRVALVENGRVLSSAKRYDLGLRMDGQETRLIGIGAVFTPGEMRGLGYATELIRRVLEGAAGEGFGHAMLFSEIDPRYYERLGFRALPINQLALDVLPGRHRGSPAIPMRWGEFTDLPAIVEMNATQTSGFRMALVRDRGYVRQAITKKRLLAACGRPGHRKVEFFVVEEGGRAAAYVVLLEVADYWMITECGDRDPSGARVGAMLQALVAREEPHAFHLRAWFPPGFLPPQLRVVAHEIPPVAMMLRPIGREVRPDPPLTLQDIAWWHGDAF